The following coding sequences are from one Microtus pennsylvanicus isolate mMicPen1 chromosome 1, mMicPen1.hap1, whole genome shotgun sequence window:
- the Fam120b gene encoding constitutive coactivator of peroxisome proliferator-activated receptor gamma isoform X4, translating to MGVRGLQGFVGSTCPHICTVVNIQELAENHRTKYPGCTPTIVVDAMCCLRYWYTPESWICGGQWREYFSALRDFVAAFTSAGIKLIFFFDGMVEPGKRDEWVKRRLKNNREISKIFHYIKSKREQPGRNMFFIPSGLAIFTRFALKSLGQETFCSLQEADYEVASYGLQHNCLGILGEDTDYLIYDTCPYFSIGDLCLETLETIMLCREKLCESLGLHVADLPLLACLLGNDITPEGMFESFRYKCLSSYASVKENAGKKGNIILAVSDYISRVLRLYQGEKKIEDMLPLGPNKALFYKGVAAYLLPGQTSPWLVQKSKGIITEKQVVNPESKQEVPMCLDPESKQEVPARTNPESMQEVPMCTDPESNQEASMCTDPESKQEASMCTDPESNQEASMCTDPESKQEVSIYTYPEVKQKLPSETGAEYNPEVLVCTPPEVKQEDAMDMEPEIKQVTMDSDSEILKVARMHHVHSESYLVYNIMSTGEIECSNTLEDELDQALPSQAFIYRPVRQRVYALLLGDWKDGARSGPVVKEWFVYPGNSLKHPDLVRPLQVTIQGRKPSLEVLWLSQEPAVQARRLDTLLACFNLSSSREDLQAVESPLRALCCLLIYIFVQVDTLSLEDLHAFIAQALCLQGKSTSQLMNVQEADSMNTTSGEDTRHLAGSVGRQCSAQTLPPSENLQSDATRSYQQGGGNWNHTVKEGTIPSYQRLLPHAL from the exons ATGGGGGTGAGAGGTTTGCAGGGTTTTGTGGGAAGTACCTGCCCACATATATGTACGGTAGTAAATATCCAAGAGCTGGCAGAGAACCACCGAACCAAGTACCCTGGGTGTACCCCTACCATCGTGGTGGATGCCATGTGCTGCCTCCGATACTGGTACACACCGGAGTCTTGGATCTGTGGTGGCCAGTGGCGAGAATACTTTTCTGCTTTGAGAGATTTTGTCGCAGCCTTCACGTCTGCCGGCATCAAGTTGATATTCTTTTTCGATGGCATGGTGGAGCCGGGTAAGAGAGATGAATGGGTGAAGAGAAGACTGAAGAACAACAGGGAGATATCCAAGATTTTCCACTATATCAAGTCAAAGCGAGAGCAGCCAGGCAGAAACATGTTCTTCATTCCCTCCGGGCTGGCCATATTTACTCGGTTCGCTCTGAAGTCACTGGGCCAGGAAACTTTCTGTTCATTACAGGAGGCGGACTATGAGGTGGCTTCTTACGGTCTCCAGCACAACTGTCTTGGGATCCTGGGGGAAGACACCGATTACTTAATTTATGACACTTGTCCCTACTTTTCAATCGGCGATCTCTGCCTGGAGACTCTGGAAACCATCATGCTGTGCCGTGAGAAACTCTGTGAGAGTCTCGGCCTCCATGTGGCGGACCTCCCTCTGCTAGCCTGTCTGCTCGGCAACGACATCACCCCGGAGGGCATGTTCGAAAGCTTTCGATACAAGTGCCTGTCCTCCTATGCTTCTGTGAAAGAGAATGCTGGCAAAAAGGGAAATATTATCTTAGCTGTCTCAGACTATATCTCCAGAGTTCTTCGCTTGTATCAGGGTGAGAAAAAGATAGAAGACATGTTACCCTTGGGGCCAAACAAAGCTCTTTTTTATAAAGGGGTAGCAGCATATCTCTTGCCAGGGCAAACATCTCCATGGTTAGTTCAAAAATCCAAAGGCATAATAACAGAGAAGCAAGTGGTGAACCCTGAATCTAAGCAAGAAGTTCCTATGTGTTTAGATCCTGAATCCAAACAAGAAGTTCCCGCGCGTACTAATCCTGAGTCCATGCAAGAAGTTCCCATGTGTACAGATCCCGAATCCAACCAAGAAGCTTCCATGTGCACAGATCCTGAATCCAAACAAGAAGCTTCCATGTGTACAGATCCCGAATCCAACCAAGAAGCTTCCATGTGCACAGATCCTGAATCCAAACAAGAAGTTTCCATATATACATACCCAGAGGTCAAGCAAAAATTACCTTCAGAAACAGGGGCTGAATATAATCCAGAAGTACTTGTGTGTACACCCCCTGAAGTTAAACAAGAAGATGCCATGGATATGGAGCCTGAAATAAAACAAGTAACCATGGATTCTGACTCTGAAATCTTAAAG GTTGCCAGGATGCACCACGTCCACTCAGAGAGCTACCTCGTGTACAACATTATGAGCACTGGGGAGATAGAGTGCAGCAACACCCTGGAGGACGAGCTGGACCAAGCCCTGCCCAGCCAAGCCTTCATCTACCGCCCCGTCCGGCAGCGAGTGTACGCGCTTCTGCTTGGGGACTGGAAAG ATGGAGCCCGCAGTGGCCCGGTGGTCAAGGAGTGGTTTGTGTACCCTGGGAACTCCCTGAAGCACCCAGACCTTGTTCGGCCTCTGCAGGTGACTATTCAAG GGCGAAAACCTAGTTTGGAAGTTCTGTGGCTGAGCCAAGAGCCAGCAGTGCAGGCCCGGCGCCTGGACACGTTGCTAGCCTGCTTCAACCTCTCCTCCTCCAGAGAAGACCTGCAGGCGGTTGAGAGCCCATTGAGAGCACTGTGCTGCCTCCTAATCTACATCTTCGTCCAG GTGGACACTCTTTCCCTGGAAGATCTGCATGCATTTATTGCTCAGGCCTTGTGCCTCCAAGGAAAATCAACCTCACAGCTCATGAACGTACAG